The following proteins are co-located in the Triplophysa dalaica isolate WHDGS20190420 chromosome 2, ASM1584641v1, whole genome shotgun sequence genome:
- the rasd2b gene encoding GTP-binding protein Rhes, which translates to MSPVMELDQSVTAAIVSQNALQVIQHTSCALAGASTPGVLLGCKNATQRIGATGLKLSTFSKAGMSVLKLATTQLKHQEKKARVVRASSMSKPHLSSDNSQCKKSPLDQLTALVMHGHSRLQQLGKDQYGTKAQNCRRIVVLGAPRVGKTSILRRFLREGFEERYEPTCEDFHRKLYQIRGETYQIDILDASGERSFPAKRRLSILTGDIFLLVFSLDDRSSFEEVRALHEEILSAKMALHRTKQKLCVPTVICANKVDLPSEKHAVLRTEVLRAFGNGCTLFETSAKDSVNLEQVFEGLAKRGGLPLETGPSQHRKVSIKSYHALWAAHQADKGSKGAVCDAPCGALYPLARRPSFGTDLRLVLGPDGNRKQSKTLDKCQIQ; encoded by the exons ATGTCTCCCGTCATGGAGTTGGATCAGAGCGTTACCGCTGCCATAGTTTCTCAAAACGCCCTGCAGGTGATCCAGCACACGAGCTGCGCGCTCGCCGGTGCCAGCACGCCCGGCGTCCTCCTTGGGTGCAAAAACGCAACGCAGAGAATCGGCGCAACCGGTTTGAAACTCAGCACTTTTTCCAAAGCAGGAATGAGCGTCCTGAAACTGGCCACGACGCAGCTGAAGCACCAAGAGAAGAAAGCGAGGGTGGTGCGGGCGTCTAGTATGAGCAAGCCGCATCTGTCCAGCGACAACAGCCAGTGCAAAAAATCTCCACTGGACCAGTTGACAGCGCTGGTTATGCACGGACACTCGCGTCTCCAGCAGTTGGGGAAAGATCAGTACGGAACCAAAGCGCAGAACTGCAGGCGCATCGTGGTCCTTGGCGCGCCGCGGGTCGGAAAGACGTCCATCCTGCGCCGGTTTCTACGCGAGGGTTTTGAGGAGAGATACGAGCCCACCTGCGAGGATTTCCACAGGAAACTGTACCAAATACGCGGGGAAACGTATCAAATAGACATCCTGGACGCGTCCGGGGAAAGAAGCTTCCCTGCGAAAAGAAGACTGTCCATTCTAACCG GTGATATATTTCTGCTCGTCTTCAGTCTGGATGACCGCAGCTCGTTTGAAGAAGTGCGCGCTCTGCACGAGGAGATCCTATCCGCCAAAATGGCCTTGCACCGAACCAAACAGAAACTCTGTGTGCCCACCGTGATCTGCGCGAACAAAGTGGACTTGCCCTCCGAGAAGCACGCGGTGTTGCGCACGGAAGTGCTGCGTGCTTTCGGAAACGGCTGCACGCTGTTCGAGACCTCAGCCAAGGACAGTGTGAATCTGGAGCAGGTGTTTGAGGGGCTTGCGAAGCGTGGTGGACTCCCTCTGGAGACCGGACCCTCGCAGCACCGTAAAGTCTCCATCAAGTCGTATCACGCGCTCTGGGCGGCGCACCAGGCGGACAAGGGAAGCAAAGGCGCGGTGTGCGACGCTCCGTGCGGTGCGCTCTATCCACTGGCGCGGAGACCGAGTTTTGGCACCGACTTGCGGCTGGTTCTGGGTCCCGATGGCAATAGGAAGCAAAGCAAAACACTGGACAAATGTCAGATTCAGTGA